From a single Deltaproteobacteria bacterium genomic region:
- a CDS encoding VOC family protein, with amino-acid sequence MSLELDHVFICVEEATGAERALADFGLQFGLRAVHGGQGTANACAFFDNAYLELLSRHDDQELQSPAVRPLALWERVRWRQTGASPFGIAFRTRNIELSINTWPYAAAFLPPGKNIPIVTAPNAAHEPLIFLIPATLPIRLQPPQAHRGKHRSLTRVTVSGPRVSALSADVRVLCDPEVLAITQAPEHHLELDWDCASGGESHDFRPTLPLVLRW; translated from the coding sequence ATGTCGCTGGAACTGGATCACGTATTCATCTGCGTTGAGGAGGCGACCGGCGCCGAGCGAGCGCTCGCGGATTTCGGGTTGCAGTTCGGTCTGCGCGCTGTTCATGGAGGCCAAGGTACAGCCAACGCCTGCGCGTTCTTTGACAACGCCTACCTCGAACTCTTATCCCGGCATGACGACCAGGAATTACAGTCTCCGGCGGTGCGTCCCCTCGCGCTTTGGGAGCGGGTTCGTTGGCGGCAGACGGGCGCGTCGCCATTCGGCATCGCCTTTCGCACTCGGAACATCGAGTTATCGATCAACACATGGCCGTACGCGGCTGCTTTCCTCCCGCCCGGCAAGAACATTCCAATTGTGACCGCGCCGAACGCGGCACATGAGCCGCTCATTTTCCTGATCCCGGCAACGTTACCGATCCGTCTGCAGCCGCCGCAGGCCCATCGTGGTAAGCACCGTAGTCTGACTCGAGTGACCGTATCCGGTCCACGGGTATCCGCGTTGTCCGCAGACGTCAGGGTACTCTGCGATCCCGAGGTCCTCGCGATCACGCAGGCTCCTGAACATCACCTTGAGCTGGACTGGGACTGCGCCAGTGGCGGCGAGTCCCATGATTTCCGTCCGACGCTACCGCTGGTGCTTCGGTGGTAG
- a CDS encoding GDSL family lipase — translation MQQILVYADSLTWGIIPNTRQRLPFADRWPGIMEEELLQRGLAVRVVEDCLNGRRTAFEDPYKPGRNGLVGLEQRIEINSPLTLVILMLGTNDFQSMHAYNAWHSAQGIAALVDAVRRAPIEPGMPTPEIVVVAPPAIQKPKGTIAPKFQGAEAKSVGLADAYEEVARERGCDFFDAGRVTASSSVDGVHLDENQHRSLGLALVDFVGQVLKRVPNLPLQRPGCAGR, via the coding sequence ATGCAACAGATCCTCGTTTACGCCGATTCGCTCACGTGGGGGATAATTCCAAACACGCGCCAGCGGCTTCCGTTCGCAGATCGTTGGCCTGGCATCATGGAAGAGGAGCTGCTCCAGCGTGGGCTGGCCGTGCGCGTGGTCGAAGACTGTCTGAACGGCCGACGAACGGCCTTCGAGGATCCGTACAAGCCCGGTCGCAACGGCTTGGTAGGTCTTGAGCAGAGGATCGAGATCAACTCGCCGTTGACGCTCGTGATACTCATGCTGGGCACGAACGACTTTCAGTCCATGCATGCGTACAACGCGTGGCATTCTGCGCAGGGCATCGCGGCACTCGTGGATGCGGTCCGCAGAGCGCCCATCGAGCCAGGGATGCCGACCCCGGAGATCGTCGTGGTGGCGCCGCCTGCCATCCAGAAGCCGAAGGGCACGATTGCCCCGAAGTTCCAGGGGGCAGAGGCGAAGAGCGTTGGGCTCGCTGATGCTTACGAAGAAGTCGCGCGCGAGCGTGGTTGCGATTTCTTCGATGCGGGGCGGGTCACCGCTTCCAGCTCGGTGGACGGTGTGCATCTCGACGAGAACCAACATCGCTCGCTAGGATTGGCACTCGTTGACTTTGTCGGCCAAGTGCTCAAGAGGGTGCCTAACCTGCCGCTTCAGCGGCCCGGCTGCGCCGGCCGCTGA
- a CDS encoding glutathione S-transferase family protein yields MPMKLYAHPFASYCQKVLIALYENGTPFEFCMLAPDDKQMAAEHEALWPFKRMPVLVDDGCTVVESSIIIEHLGLRHPGPVRLIPDDPRAALEVRMMDRVFDNYVATPMQKIVVDSIRAAESRDRQGVAEARAMLDTAYRWIDDTITGRKWAAGDAFSLADCAAAPALFYADWAHPIGEAFSNLHAYRRRLLAWPSFARAVNEARPFRPLFPLGAPDRD; encoded by the coding sequence ATGCCCATGAAGCTTTATGCTCACCCCTTCGCTTCGTACTGCCAGAAGGTGCTGATCGCGCTGTACGAGAACGGAACCCCGTTCGAGTTCTGCATGCTCGCGCCAGACGACAAGCAGATGGCGGCCGAGCATGAAGCACTGTGGCCGTTCAAGCGCATGCCCGTGCTCGTGGACGACGGCTGTACGGTGGTGGAGTCGAGCATCATCATCGAACACTTGGGGCTCCGTCATCCGGGGCCGGTGCGGCTGATCCCAGACGACCCGCGCGCCGCGCTCGAGGTGCGGATGATGGACCGCGTTTTCGACAACTACGTCGCCACACCGATGCAGAAGATCGTTGTCGACAGCATCCGTGCAGCAGAGAGTCGCGACCGCCAAGGTGTCGCCGAAGCACGGGCGATGCTCGATACGGCCTACCGCTGGATCGACGACACAATCACGGGGCGCAAATGGGCGGCCGGCGACGCCTTCAGTCTTGCCGACTGTGCTGCCGCGCCCGCGTTGTTCTACGCCGACTGGGCCCACCCGATCGGCGAGGCGTTCTCGAACCTCCATGCCTATCGCCGGCGGCTGCTCGCGTGGCCCTCCTTCGCTCGGGCGGTGAATGAGGCACGGCCATTCCGCCCACTCTTCCCGCTCGGTGCACCCGACCGTGACTGA
- a CDS encoding glycosyl hydrolase family protein — MAARRFPEGFVWGTATSAHQVEGGNWNNDWWMWEHDPASPCQEPSGDACDHWHRWPEDVRLLAELGFNAYRFSLEWSRIEPEDGEFSRAALEHYRRVCATCREHGVEPIVTFHHFTTPRWLAARGGWANPETADRFARFSARAAAHLGDVMGRACTLNEPNIVATFGYLYGLFPPGKRDPDLRRRVNEVFIDAHRKAVAAIRSGPGRAPVGLVLAMSDCQAAAGGEAERDRYRRDMEDVFLEAARGDDFFGVQCYSRVRFGPGGMLGPEEGVRLTQMGYEFWPEALEATIRRAWEVTPGVPVLVTENGIGTEDDAERIEFVGRALGGVLACLADGIDVRGYVYWSLLDNFEWALGYRPTFGLVAVDRITQARRPKPSARWLGAVARANALVA; from the coding sequence ATGGCCGCTCGCCGCTTCCCCGAAGGCTTCGTGTGGGGCACCGCCACGTCCGCCCACCAGGTCGAGGGCGGTAACTGGAACAACGACTGGTGGATGTGGGAGCATGATCCGGCCTCGCCCTGCCAGGAGCCGAGCGGCGACGCCTGCGACCACTGGCACCGCTGGCCCGAGGACGTCCGGCTCCTCGCCGAGCTCGGCTTCAACGCCTACCGCTTCTCGCTCGAGTGGAGCCGCATCGAGCCCGAGGACGGGGAGTTCTCACGCGCCGCGCTCGAGCACTACCGCCGCGTGTGCGCGACCTGCCGCGAGCACGGCGTGGAGCCGATCGTCACCTTCCACCACTTCACGACGCCCCGCTGGCTCGCGGCCCGGGGCGGCTGGGCCAACCCCGAGACGGCCGACCGCTTCGCCCGTTTCTCGGCGCGCGCCGCCGCCCACCTGGGTGACGTGATGGGCCGCGCCTGCACGCTGAACGAGCCCAACATCGTGGCCACGTTCGGCTACCTCTACGGCCTCTTCCCGCCCGGCAAGCGCGACCCCGACCTCCGCCGCCGCGTGAACGAGGTCTTCATCGACGCGCACCGGAAGGCCGTCGCGGCGATCCGCTCCGGCCCGGGCCGGGCGCCCGTCGGGCTCGTGCTCGCCATGTCCGACTGCCAGGCGGCGGCCGGCGGCGAGGCGGAGCGCGACCGCTACCGGCGCGACATGGAGGATGTCTTTCTCGAGGCCGCGCGCGGCGATGACTTCTTCGGCGTGCAGTGCTACTCGCGCGTGCGCTTCGGCCCGGGGGGCATGCTCGGGCCCGAGGAGGGCGTACGCCTCACGCAGATGGGCTACGAGTTCTGGCCCGAGGCGCTGGAGGCGACCATCCGCCGCGCCTGGGAGGTGACGCCCGGCGTCCCCGTCCTGGTCACCGAGAACGGCATCGGGACGGAGGACGATGCCGAGCGCATCGAGTTCGTCGGGCGCGCGCTCGGGGGTGTGCTCGCCTGCCTCGCCGACGGGATCGACGTGCGCGGCTATGTCTACTGGAGCCTGCTCGACAACTTCGAATGGGCCCTAGGCTACCGCCCGACCTTCGGCCTGGTGGCGGTCGACCGCATCACCCAGGCGCGCCGCCCCAAGCCGAGCGCCCGCTGGCTCGGCGCCGTCGCGCGGGCGAACGCGCTCGTGGCTTGA
- a CDS encoding cytochrome C: MPQIFHPSTNTISRVSIVAAVLALSAFALVGGSLQRSPYLTEVGVPRVQPIPFSHKHHVAGLGIDCRYCHTSVEESSFAGIPPTETCMNCHREIWKDSPMLEAVRESYRSGRPLEWIRVHDLPDFVYFDHSIHVAKGVGCASCHGRVDDMPLTWRVATLHMDWCLDCHRHPERHVRPRGRVFDMAWQPPADQEAKGRALVKEYGIMDPTHLTSCDTCHR; the protein is encoded by the coding sequence ATGCCGCAGATCTTCCACCCGAGCACGAACACGATCTCGCGGGTGTCGATCGTCGCCGCCGTGCTCGCTCTCAGCGCCTTCGCGCTGGTCGGCGGCTCGCTCCAGCGCTCGCCCTACCTGACCGAGGTGGGCGTGCCGCGCGTGCAGCCGATCCCCTTCAGCCACAAGCACCACGTGGCCGGGCTCGGCATCGACTGCCGCTACTGCCACACCTCGGTGGAGGAGTCCTCGTTCGCGGGCATCCCGCCCACCGAGACGTGCATGAACTGCCACCGCGAGATCTGGAAGGACAGCCCGATGCTCGAGGCGGTGCGCGAGAGCTATCGCAGCGGCCGGCCGCTCGAGTGGATTCGCGTCCACGACCTCCCCGACTTCGTCTACTTCGATCACAGCATCCACGTCGCCAAGGGCGTGGGCTGCGCCAGCTGTCACGGGCGCGTGGACGACATGCCGCTCACCTGGCGCGTGGCGACGCTGCACATGGACTGGTGCCTCGACTGCCACCGCCATCCCGAGCGTCACGTGCGCCCGCGCGGGCGCGTCTTCGACATGGCCTGGCAGCCGCCGGCGGATCAGGAGGCGAAGGGCCGTGCGCTGGTCAAGGAGTACGGGATCATGGACCCGACGCACCTGACGAGCTGCGACACGTGTCATCGATGA